The following proteins are encoded in a genomic region of Cryptomeria japonica chromosome 11, Sugi_1.0, whole genome shotgun sequence:
- the LOC131860276 gene encoding uncharacterized protein LOC131860276 produces MDLSFGHIKDKIIVVYLDDLTIFLKRGKHHLRDLRQGFQRCQEHGVSLNLKKSVFGVTEGKLLGHIISKEVRVHPERVKAIQQLSLPSNRNAVKPFFGQVNFLRRFVPDFAEITRYIVHVMSEKKLFKWNEEGKKEFESIKQAIAQAPILVNLDFKKDFIIYYYASEHTMLGILLQKNEVTEEFSLVLFVGLQDSCFVVVAFYLTYGDCPEHPSPREKMESEIKDCQISIPVRKTTSEVVCSFLKENILVRFGVPQKIVADNATNLFSAKISLFFYDNAISLAHSSDYYPQGNVQVESSNKTLINIMKKLVSENFKDWHKRLHETLREDHTSPKRTIGMSPFEIVYGMGAQVSLPLELVASKLQTVIQDVYFQDSLEKRIMHWMRIDEEMDKLV; encoded by the exons ATGGACTTATCTTTCGGTCatataaaagataaaataattgttgtatatcttgatgacttAACTATCTTCTTGAAGAGGGGAAAGCATCACCTTAGAGACTTGAGGCAGGGTTTTCAAAGGTGTCAGGAACATGGAGTGTCATTGAACCTAAAGAAGTCAGTGTTTGGAGTTACAGAGGGTAAATTACTTGGCCACATCATCTCTAAAGAAGTTAGAGTGCATCCTGAGAGAGTAAAAGCAATTCAACAGTTAAGTTTACCATCAAACAGAAATGCAGTCAAGCCTTTCTTTGGGCAGGTAAATTTTTTGAGGAGATTTGTTCCAGATTTTGCAGAAATCACAAGGTACATTGTACATGTGATGAGTGAAAAGAAACTATTCAAATGGAATGAAGAGGGAAAGAAAGAATTTGAATCAATAAAGCAAGCTATTGCTCAAGCACCTATTCTTGTTAATCtagattttaagaaagattttatcaTCTATTATTATGCCTCGGAACATACCATGTTAGGGattttgttacaaaagaatgaagTGACTGAGGAGTTTTCCTTAGTCTTATTTGTTGGACTTCAAGATTCCTGTTTTGTAGTTGTTGCATTTTACTTAACTTATGGGGATTGTCCAGAGCATCCCTCTCCAAGAGAAAAAATGGAATCTGAGATTAAAGACTGCCAAATAT ctattccaGTGCGCAAGACAACTTCTGAGGTTGTTTGTagttttcttaaagaaaatattctGGTTCGATTTGGAGTTCCTCAGAAAATTGTGGCTGATAATGCAACCAACTTATTTTCTGCTAagatttcattatttttttatgatAATGCGATATCTCTTGCTCACTCGTcagattattatcctcagggtaatgtcCAGGTGGAGTCAAGTAATAAAACTttgataaatattatgaagaagttagtgagtgaaaatttcaaagattggCACAAAAGATTGCATGAAACTCTTCGGGAAGATCACACATCTCCAAAAAGAACTatagggatgtcaccttttgaaatagtgtatggaATGGGGGCTCAAGTGTCACTTCCCTTAGAACTTGTAGCTTCAAAGTTACAGACTGTTATTCAAGATGTATATTTTCAAGATTCTCTGGAGAAGAGGATTATGCATTGGATGAggattgatgaagaaatggataaaTTGGTTTGA